A DNA window from Archocentrus centrarchus isolate MPI-CPG fArcCen1 chromosome 15, fArcCen1, whole genome shotgun sequence contains the following coding sequences:
- the LOC115793312 gene encoding elongation of very long chain fatty acids protein 6-like isoform X1, giving the protein MMLQVNGTDFHLSEYSFERHFDERGAIEWMQANWKSSFVFSALYAALVFGGQHYMKPRPKLNLRWPLILWSLSLAVFSIIGATRTAPYMFHILISSGFRQSICDQSFYNGPVSKFWAYAFVLSKAPELGDTAFIVLRKQKLIFLHWYHHITVLLYSWYSYKDMVAGGGWFMTMNYIVHALMYSYYAARAAGLRVPRPFAVLITSAQIAQMAMGVTVSVLVYGWMQQGDCPSSLDNITWASLMYFSYLLLFSNFFYQTYLRRKSDPKTTKTQ; this is encoded by the exons ATGATGCTGCAGGTGAACGGGACGGACTTCCACCTGTCCGAGTACAGCTTCGAGCGGCACTTCGACGAGCGAGGAGCGATAGAGTGGATGCAAGCGAACTG GAAGAGCTCGTTCGTGTTCAGCGCTCTGTACGCCGCCCTGGTGTTCGGAGGGCAGCACTACATGAAGCCTCGGCCCAAACTCAACCTGCGGTGGCCGCTCATCCTCTGGTCTCTGAGCCTCGCCGTCTTCAG CATCATCGGTGCGACTCGGACCGCTCCCTACATGTTCCACATCCTGATCTCCAGCGGCTTCAGACAGTCCATCTGTGACCAGAGCTTCTACAACGGCCCGGTCAGCAAGTTCTGGGCCTACGCCTTCGTCCTCAGCAAAGCTCCAGAGCTCG GCGACACAGCGTTCATCGTGCTCAGGAAGCAGAAGCTGATCTTCCTGCACTGGTACCACCACATCACCGTGCTGCTGTACTCCTGGTACTCCTACAAAGACATGGTGGCTGGCGGCGGCTGGTTCATGACCATGAACTACATCGTGCACGCGCTCATGTACAGCTACTACGCGGCGCGTGCCGCTGGCCTGCGCGTGCCCCGCCCCTTCGCCGTGCTCATCACCAGCGCTCAGATCGCCCAGATGGCCATGGGGGTGACGGTGAGCGTGCTGGTGTACGGCTGGATGCAGCAGGGGGACTGCCCCTCCAGCCTGGACAACATCACCTGGGCCTCACTCATGTACTTCAGCTACCTGCTGCTCTTCTCCAACTTCTTCTACCAGACTTACCTCCGCCGCAAGTCTGACCCCAAGACCACCAAGACTCAGTAG
- the LOC115793312 gene encoding elongation of very long chain fatty acids protein 6-like isoform X2: protein MKPRPKLNLRWPLILWSLSLAVFSIIGATRTAPYMFHILISSGFRQSICDQSFYNGPVSKFWAYAFVLSKAPELGDTAFIVLRKQKLIFLHWYHHITVLLYSWYSYKDMVAGGGWFMTMNYIVHALMYSYYAARAAGLRVPRPFAVLITSAQIAQMAMGVTVSVLVYGWMQQGDCPSSLDNITWASLMYFSYLLLFSNFFYQTYLRRKSDPKTTKTQ, encoded by the exons ATGAAGCCTCGGCCCAAACTCAACCTGCGGTGGCCGCTCATCCTCTGGTCTCTGAGCCTCGCCGTCTTCAG CATCATCGGTGCGACTCGGACCGCTCCCTACATGTTCCACATCCTGATCTCCAGCGGCTTCAGACAGTCCATCTGTGACCAGAGCTTCTACAACGGCCCGGTCAGCAAGTTCTGGGCCTACGCCTTCGTCCTCAGCAAAGCTCCAGAGCTCG GCGACACAGCGTTCATCGTGCTCAGGAAGCAGAAGCTGATCTTCCTGCACTGGTACCACCACATCACCGTGCTGCTGTACTCCTGGTACTCCTACAAAGACATGGTGGCTGGCGGCGGCTGGTTCATGACCATGAACTACATCGTGCACGCGCTCATGTACAGCTACTACGCGGCGCGTGCCGCTGGCCTGCGCGTGCCCCGCCCCTTCGCCGTGCTCATCACCAGCGCTCAGATCGCCCAGATGGCCATGGGGGTGACGGTGAGCGTGCTGGTGTACGGCTGGATGCAGCAGGGGGACTGCCCCTCCAGCCTGGACAACATCACCTGGGCCTCACTCATGTACTTCAGCTACCTGCTGCTCTTCTCCAACTTCTTCTACCAGACTTACCTCCGCCGCAAGTCTGACCCCAAGACCACCAAGACTCAGTAG
- the LOC115793439 gene encoding barrier-to-autointegration factor-like protein, producing MSTTSQKHRDFVGEPMGDKPVTALSGIGETLGKKLEEQGFDQAYVVLGQFLLLRKDSEMFTDWLKDASGANSRQAGSCAQCLKEWCDAFL from the exons ATGTCGACCACGTCTCAGAAGCACCGGGACTTTGTTGGCGAGCCGATGGGGGACAAACCGGTGACGGCTCTGTCGGGCATCGGCGAGACTCTGGGGAAGAAGCTGGAGGAGCAGGGCTTCGACCAG gcCTACGTGGTTCTCGGTCAGTTCCTGCTCTTGAGGAAAGACAGTGAGATGTTCACCGATTGGCTCAAAGATGCCAGTGGCGCCAACTCCCGCCAGGCCGGATCCTGCGCTCAGTGCCTGAAGGAGTGGTGTGACGCCTTCCTCTGA
- the LOC115793511 gene encoding barrier-to-autointegration factor-like protein produces the protein MSNTSQKHRNFVSEPMGDKPVTALPGIGPMLGRELQREGINKASGVLGHYLVQDRDPQRFGQWLKHSSGANSHQTSTCTRALKDWTDNNL, from the exons ATGTCGAATACTTCTCAGAAGCACCGCAACTTTGTCAGCGAGCCCATGGGAGACAAGCCGGTGACGGCGCTCCCGGGAATCGGACCAATGCTGGGGAGGGAGCTGCAACGGGAGGGCATCAACAAG GCCTCCGGTGTTCTCGGTCATTACCTGGTGCAGGACAGAGACCCGCAGAGGTTTGGCCAGTGGctcaaacacagcagtggagcAAACAGTCACCAGACCAGCACCTGCACTCGTGCCCTGAAGGACTGGACAGACAACAACCTCTGA
- the pygb gene encoding glycogen phosphorylase, brain form encodes MAVPLTDQEKRKQISVRGIAGLGDVAEIKKTFNRHLHFTLVKDRNVATPRDYYFALAHTVRDHLVGRWIRTQQYYYEKDPKRVYYLSLEFYMGRALQNTMINLGLQTACDEALYQLGLDIEELEEMEEDAGLGNGGLGRLAACFLDSMATLGLAAYGYGIRYEFGIFNQKIRNGWQMEEADDWLRHGNPWEKARPEYMLPVHFYGRVEKSESGPKWTGTQVVLAMPYDTPVPGYHNNTVNTMRLWSAKAPNDFKLQNFNVGDYIEAVLDRNLAENISRVLYPNDNFFEGKELRLKQEYFVVAATLQDIIRRFKSSKFGSRDPVRTSFDTFPEKVAIQLNDTHPALAIPELMRILVDIEQLDWDKAWDITCRTCAYTNHTVLPEALERWPVYMFEHLLPRHLLIIYDINQKHLDRVAALFPGDIDRLRRMSLIEEGDPKRINMAHLCVVGSHAVNGVAQIHSDIVKSSVFKDFHEVDPDKFQNKTNGITPRRWLLLCNPGLAEIMVERIGDDFLTDLYQLKKILQFVDDSAFIRDVAKVKQENKLKFAAFLQQHGQVKVNPDSIFDVQVKRIHEYKRQLLNCLHAITLYNRIKLEPKKSFVPRTVMIGGKAAPGYHMAKLIIKLITSVGQVVNNDPAVGDRLKVIFLENYKVSLAERVIPAADLSEQISTAGTEASGTGNMKFMLNGALTIGTMDGATVEMAEEAGEENLFIFGMRVTDVEEMDRKGYNAREYYDRLKELKLAVDQIQAGFFSPGQPDLFRDLIDMLMNHDRFKVFADYEAYVKCQERVGELYKNPREWTKMVIRNIAASGKFSSDRTISQYAREIWGVEPSSVKIPPPNEPPFVSQS; translated from the exons ATGGCGGTGCCGCTGACCGACCAGGAGAAGCGGAAGCAGATCAGCGTGCGGGGCATCGCGGGGCTCGGAGACGTAGCGGAGATCAAGAAGACTTTTAACCGACATCTGCACTTCACCCTGGTGAAGGACCGGAACGTGGCGACCCCCCGGGACTACTACTTCGCCCTGGCGCACACCGTCCGGGACCACCTGGTGGGCCGCTGGATCCGGACCCAGCAGTATTACTACGAGAAGGACCCGAAG AGGGTGTACTACCTGTCTCTGGAGTTCTACATGGGCCGAGCGCTGCAGAACACCATGATCAACCTGGGCCTGCAGACCGCCTGCGATGAAGCGCTCTACCAG cTCGGTTTGGAcatagaggagctggaggagatggaggaggatgctggTCTGGGAAACGGTGGCCTGGGACGACTGGCAG CCTGCTTTTTGGACTCCATGGCGACTCTCGGTCTGGCCGCTTACGGTTACGGGATTCGCTACGAGTTCGGCATCTTCAACCAGAAGATCAGAAACGGATGGCag ATGGAGGAGGCAGATGATTGGCTCCGGCACGGGAACCCCTGGGAGAAGGCCAGGCCTGAGTACATGCTACCGGTTCATTTCTATGGCCGGGTGGAGAAATCGGAGAGTGGACCGAAGTGGACCGGCACACAG gtgGTGTTGGCGATGCCCTATGACACTCCAGTTCCTGGTTACCATAACAACACGGTGAACACGATGAGACTGTGGTCGGCTAAAGCGCCGAACGACTTCAAACTGCAGAACT TTAATGTGGGCGATTACATTGAAGCCGTTCTGGACAGGAACCTGGCCGAGAACATCTCCAGGGTCCTTTATCCCAACGACAAC ttCTTCGAGGGGAAGGAGCTGCGTCTGAAGCAGGAGTACTTTGTGGTCGCCGCTACGCTGCAGGACATCATCCGCAGGTTCAAATCCTCCAAGTTCGGCAGCAGAGACCCAGTCCGGACCTCCTTCGACACATTTCCTGAGAAG GTGGCGATCCAGCTGAACGACACTCACCCGGCTCTGGCCATCCCTGAACTGATGAGGATCCTGGTGGACATCGAGCAGCTCGACTGGGACAAG gcGTGGGACATCACCTGTCGTACCTGTGCGTACACCAACCACACGGTGCTGCCTGAGGCACTGGAGCGCTGGCCCGTTTATATGTTTGAACACCTGCTGCCCCGACACCTGCTGATCATCTACGACATCAACCAGAAACACCTGGAT AGGGTAGCAGCCTTGTTTCCCGGCGACATCGATCGTCTGCGGCGAATGTCTCTGATTGAGGAAGGCGACCCAAAGAGGATCAACATGGCTCACCTGTGCGTGGTTGGATCTCACGCCGTCAATGGCGTCGCTCAGATTCACTCGGACATCGTGAAGAGCAGCGT GTTTAAAGACTTCCACGAGGTGGATCCAGATAAGTTTCAGAACAAGACGAACGGCATCACTCCTCGCCgctggctgctgctgtgcaACCCCGGACTGGCTGAGATCATGGTTGAG AGAATTGGAGACGACTTCCTCACCGATCTTTACCAGCTGAAGAAAATCCTGCAGTTTGTGGACGACAGCGCCTTCATCAGAGACGTGGCCAAAGTCAAACAG GAAAACAAGCTGAAGTTTGCCGCCTTCCTGCAGCAACACGGCCAGGTGAAGGTGAACCCGGACTCCATCTTTGACGTGCAGGTGAAGAGGATTCACGAGTACAAGAGGCAGCTGCTCAACTGTCTGCACGCCATCACGCTCTACAACC gaATCAAACTGGAGCCGAAGAAATCGTTTGTTCCCCGGACGGTGATGATCGGAGGGAAG GCGGCTCCCGGGTACCACATGGCGAAGCTGATCATCAAGCTGATCACCTCTGTGGGTCAGGTGGTCAATAATGACCCGGCGGTGGGAGACAGGCTGAAAGTGATTTTCCTGGAGAACTACAAAGTGTCTCTGGCTGAGAGAG TGATCCCAGCTGCAGACTTGTCCGAGCAGATCTCCACTGCAGGAACGGAGGCATCTGGAACGGGGAACATGAAGTTCATGCTGAACGGTGCCCTGACCATCGGCACGATGGACGGCGCCACGGTGGAGATGGCCGAGGAGGCCGGAGAGGAGAACCTCTTCATCTTCGGCATGAGGGTTACAGACGTGGAGGAGATGGACAGAAAGGG CTACAACGCCAGAGAGTACTACGACCGTCTGAAGGAGCTGAAACTCGCCGTGGACCAGATCCAAGCTGGCTTCTTCAGCCCCGGGCAGCCGGATCTCTTCAGAGACCTGATCGACATGCTGATGAACCACGACAG gtTTAAGGTGTTTGCAGATTACGAAGCCTACGTCAAATGTCAGGAGCGAGTCGGCGAGCTGTACAAG AACCCCAGAGAGTGGACCAAGATGGTCATCCGCAACATCGCTGCCAGTGGGAAGTTCTCCAGCGACCGAACCATCTCCCAGTACGCCCGCGAGATCTGGGGCGTGGAACCGTCCAGCGTGAAGATCCCGCCGCCCAACGAACCGCCCTTTGTGTCGCAGAGCTGA